ACCAGGCATCCTGATTTTCAGCGAAGTGTGGGTCTTTCCTTCCCGCACCGGTACAAACCGGGTACCCGGCCGACCGCTGCCGGTACACGCCTGGAATACTGCATCTCTTTCGGATACTGTCCGCCCTTTTCTGATTTTACCGGACTCAAATGCTTTAAAGCACTATTTCGAGTGTTGCTGCCCGGCCTGAATATAAAAACGTTTAACTACTGTATTGTGCAACAACTCTGAAGGGCGGTGTTCGCCGGGTGATGCAGTACCGAAAGGATGATCTTGTTCTTTACAGTATCCTGGGATTTGTTATCTTCACCCTGCTTATCGCAGAACTTGGCCTGTTTCTCCTCTCAGGCGGCGTATACATCCTTATCACCCATCTCTTCTACTTTCCGGTAGTATTTGCAGCGTTCTACTATCCGCGAAAGGGTATTCTGCTCGCTACGCTCTGTGCTGCGGCATATCTCACGGCCATCTATAGTATCGCCTCTCCGGGCACCGGTGTCCTTGCGGCAGCCACGATGCAGTTCTACGTCTTCGTCAGCCTCGGCGTTGCCATCTCGGTCGTATCGGGAGACCTGAAAGTGAACGAGATGATGTACCGGAACATCTTCGATCACGCCGGCAGTGCAATCTGCCTCATCGACGCCCGTTCCGGGACTATCCTCGAGACGAACCGGCGGTGTACCTGGATGGCCGGAGTGGAGAGGCCGGAAGGGTTCCTGGCATCCCTCGATCAGCTCCTGCCCTCCCGGGTCGAGCGTGAGGAGTTTCTCCGGCGACTGCATTCCGGCGAGGCGATATCGAATTACGAGACCGTTCTTATACTCCCGGACGGAACCGGTAGAGACCTCCTTGTCTCGGCAGGTCTCCTCCCGAACGAGGTGATCATCATGACGCTTGAGGATATTACCGGGCGGAAACGTGATGAGGCGACCCTTCGCGAGAGCGAGCGGCGTTTCCGGGAACTCGCAGAGCTGCTGCCCCAACCGGTCTTCGAGTTCGGCCGGGATGGCCTCTTCATGTTTGCCAACCGGAGCGCGTTTGCGGTGTTCGGATACACTCCCGACGGCCTGCAGCAGGGCGTGCACGTCCTGCAGACGGTCGTTCCCGAAGATCGTGAACGGGCGGCGGCGGGAATCCGGCGTATCATGGAGGGAGGAGAGCGCTCGCACTCTGCCGAGTACACCGCTCTCCGAACGGACGGAAGCACGTTCCCCGTCATCATCTCATCAGGCTCCATCGACGAAGACGGGCGGGTGACGGGGGTGCGCGGCGTCATCGTCGATATCTCGGAGCGGAAAAGGATCGAGGCGCTCGACCGCGAGCATATGCGGAATCTTGAGTTCCTCTCGAGGACGGCGACGGAGCTCTCGGAGATGACGGGTGATGGTGATACCTACGCATACATCAGCGATCGCCTGCTTGAGATCTTCCCCGGTTCATCGAACGTCGTCAGTTCCATTGACGATGCCGTCCGGAGGGCGCAGGTACGGGTTGTCGGCGGGTCCGACGAGTTTCGGAACGCAATGGATGAGGTCCGGGAGAGCAGGCCTGAAGGGTTGCAGTTTGAGATCCCTCCGGCAGGTATGGCGAGCATGCTCGCGGGCGGGGTTGCCGAGATCACCGGCGGCGTCGACGAGAGTTCCTTTGGGCAGCTCTCGCCCTACCTCTGCAGCAGAATCGGCGATGCCCTCGGGGGAGGACGAATATACGGCATCGGCTTTACGTGGGGCGGACGGCTCTTCGCCGCTGCGCTTGTGTGTCTTCCCTCCGGATGTGATCTCCATGATCGCGGCGTACTGGCGGTTTTTACGCATCAGGCGTCCATAGCACTGCAGCGACGGGTTGCCGAAGACGAGCTCCGTGACCGTGAGGCGCAGTACCGCACCCTCTTTGAGAACTCGTCGGACGGCATCCTCCTGATGACGGAGGTATTCATCGACTGCAACGAACGCGCCCTGGAGATGCTCGGCTACTCACGGGATGAGGTGGTGGGTAGAAGGCCGGAGGAGATCTCCCCGGCAGTCCAGCCGGACGGCACGAGTTCCGCCGATCGTGCCCGGGAGAAGACCTGTGCCGCACTTGCCGGGACGCCGCAGCAGTTCTCATGGCAGCACCGGAGGAAGGACGGCACCCTCGTCGATACCGAAGTCTCCTTAAAAGCCCTGTCGCTGCACGGCGAGATCGTCCTGCAGGCCTCGCTCCGCGACGTTACCGAGCGGATCAGGGCCGAAGAGGCGATCCGGCAGATCAACCGGAAACTCCACCTCCTCTCAAGTATCACCCGGCACGATATCTTAAACCAGATCACGGGGATCGTCGGCTACCTTGAGATCCTGAATGACTCAACGCCCCCTGACCCGGAAGTGCAGGAGTACTTCCAGAGGATTGCCGATCTGACGAAGACTATCCAGCGGCAGATCACCTTCACCCGCGACTACGAGGATCTGGGGCTCAAAGCGCCTCTGTGGCAGCGCCTCGATGACGTCGTGCACGCCGCCGCAGCGAGCCTCGACCCGGGGGCAGGTATCACCGTCCGGATTGACGTCGGGAATGCCGAGATATTTGCCGATTCCATGTTTGAGAAGGTCTTCTTCAATCTCCTTGAAAACTCTCTCCGGCACGGGGAGACGGTCTCCGGGATCCGGGTCGCGTTCACCGTCCGGAACGGCAGGGGTGTGATATCCGTTAGCGACGACGGATCCGGCGTTCCGGAGGCGATGAAGGAGCGGATCTTCCAGAGAGGGGTCGGGAAGAATACCGGATATGGGCTCTTCCTCGTCCGCGAAGTCCTCTCCATCACCGGGATGAGCATACGGGAGATTGGTGAGGAGGGGAGCGGCGCCTGCTTTGAGATTCTGATTCCTGATGGAGTTTACCGGTGCGATTGAACGGACGTGACTCCGGCCTCCGCCCCGGGTCTTTTCACAATATTGAAGAGGCAGGCGGCAGTCATACTGGTACATGAAGAACGTTGCCGTCGTTGATGTACTCGATCAGAAGGTCGCAGGCCTCCGCCGAAACGGACGCTACGAAGAGATCGGTTCGGTGCTCATGGAACTTTACCGGTTCGTCTCGGAGAAGGGTCTTCTGATCACCGGCCCGCCAGCGTTCATCTGTCACGAGCAGACGCACGAGGAGGTCAGAGAGGCCGACAGCGCCGGAACCGCCGATATCGAGGTGGTCTTCCCGGTAGAAGGAGACGCGGCAGGCGAGAGCGGGATTGGAGTCTACGAACTTGCCGGCGGAACGATGGCCAGGATCATCCATATGGGTGCGTACCGGGACTGTGGAGAGGCTTACGAGGAGCTCTTTGCCTGGATAGCGGCAAATCACAAAACCATCGCCGGTCCCCTCCGTGAGGTCTACGTCAACAACCCCGCCGAGACGCCGGAGGACGACCTCGTCACCTGGATCTACGCGCCGATTGCGTGATTGAACAGATCTCCCCTCTTTTCAATACATACTGTGCCGCGACCACCGGCGTTCATCCCTTCTCGCACAACGCTTAAGTGCCTTGACCGGCAGTGCTGTCGTGGGTTCTGTCAGCCCCGGGGACGGGGATTGTTATGATTCTGGATGACATGCTGTACGATATTGCTTCGATTGGCCTGTACAACCTCTGGAAGGCCACGCACCAGGTGCGTAAAACGGTGAGGAGTACGGGCATGGCCGTCGAGGAGATCACCGGCGGTATCGGGGATCGGGCGGCTGATGCTGAAACGGCGTTTTCGAGCGCCGTTCATAACCTCCTGTCGTTCATCAGCGAGCTTGAGGATCTCGTGGCGGTCAGGGACGGGAGCTTCCGCGGTGAGGACGAGCTCCTGGATGTGGATGTGCGGCGGCTCTCCGCACTGCGGGTAAAGGAGAGGGAGCTCTTAGAAGAGCTCGCCCGGTACGGAGAGGGCGAACCGCCGGCGCCGGAGGAGAAGGCTCTGGCCGAGAGCAAACTCGCGATAGTGCGAAATGCCATACACGGGATACTCGACGCTGCAGAACCGGGCGTCATCCCTACCGGTCTGTATGACGCGAGAGCCGTCCTTGAACGGTTCAACACGCTTGAGCAGCCGGAGATCGAGGAGATCTTCGCGGCGACGCTCGGGAACCTCGCGGGCTTTGAATCTGTTCTTGGCGAGGTCGAGAAGCTCTTCGTTGTCAGGAGGGATACGGTGGTAGACCCCGCGGGGCTGTCGAAGGAGAAACAGGACGAGCTTGCACGGCTGCAGTCCTCGCTCATCCTCTACGACCGGCTGATCGAGAAGACGACACGGGCGACGATCCGGCTCCAGGAAGAGCTTCTCCGCGCGTATCCCGAAGAGGCCGTGGTGAGAACTCCCGTCCCGCCGGGCACCCGTGAGCGGGGAGCGTCCGCTGTCCGGGCCGGTTCGGAAACTCCGCATCCTGTTCTGCCGGGAGAGCAGCATCCCGCCCCCGGACTCCGGCCGCCGAAGAGCGTCCGCATCGCCCGGGTGATGGGACGCACCGATATTACTGCCGTGCTTGCAAACCTTGCTGCAATGCAGGGTATCAACCGGTACTACGAGCGGGAGCGGCTCAAGGTGGAGAGGAAGATCGCCCGGCTGCTGTCGGCACCGGTGGACGAACCGGGAGTTCTGCCCCGCTCGCTCGATGAGATGCGCCTTACGATCGAGCGGTTCCGGGTCAGCGGGCAGCCCCGGCTCGAGATGCTGGTCGATACCCTGACCGAGGTGATCACCGAATCGAGAACGGCGGCGGCGAATACAAACCGGACTTTCGAGGTTGCGTGCCGGTTCGCGGACGGCCTGTCCAGAAACCGCCTCCTGCTCGTGATCGGGTTCGGGGTCTTCGCGGCGCTGTTGCTCGCGAGCCTGGTGGTTCTCCTGATCATTCTGGTCGAGATCGCGCTTATCCTCTAGTAGGGCTGGCGCATGCGGCTCCGGGGCAGGCATCGCCGGACCGGCTCTCCGGTCGTTTCCGCTGCGCGATCAGGACCTGGTGTCCGCATGCTCTCCCGACTCTTTTCTGAATACGTCGTATGCTGCGGGATACTTCTCCCGGGCGGCAGCGCGTATCTTCTCAAGCCTCTCTTCGAGAGTGACGTACGCTTCCCCGTGAGCGACTGTATCGATGCGTTTCTGCAGTAACTCCTTCATCTGCAGATTTTTCTCGAACCCGAAGTAGTGGCGCCAGATGCTTTTGGCGACGACGGCAGTGGTTCCCATGCCCATGAACGGATCGAAGACCAGGTCGCCTGGCCGGGAACTGAACTCGATACATCGCTTCACGACCTCTACGGGCAGCGTCGTGGCATTCTTTGCTTCTCCGACGGTGTACTTGCGTTTGATATCCCAGACGTCCTCGGGATACGGCTCCATCTTATTGAAGTAGTATTGGTAGGGGTCTTTGACGAGCAGGATGACGTGGTAGTGGCTGGTGACGTATTTTCTTCTCGTAAAGACGCCGAACTGGTATCGCCAGATGATGTGGTTGATGGTGGTTAGATCGCTCTCTCTGGCGCCACGCAGAACGTCCTCGAGGTGGTTCCACCCGCTGAAGACATACGCGGAGGCGTGGGGTTTCATGATCCGCTGCACCTCGCCCATCCACGCTTCAGTGAATGCAGCGTAGTCCTGATCGACCTCGTGGTAAGCATCCACTACATGGTCGCTGTTTCTATTATATGCAGACGCTTTGCCGGAGAACTCGATTCCGAACGGGGGATCGGCAACAACGAGATCGACGGAAGAGGACGGCATCCGCTCCATGCCCCTGATGCAGTCCTCGAAGAGAATGGTGTCATGATCGACCGGATGGCACGACGCCTCTTCGTAGCGTCTCCGTGCCTCATCCGGTGTCCAGTAATCGTCCGGTGAAAATCTTATCGATGCAAGACCGGGGATGTATCTCTTCTTTCCGCTCCCCTTTCTGTTGCCCCCGCTCGTTACACCTGCCACAGTCCCTATTTCATTCCGGTCAGCTAAATAATTTGTGATTTCAAAGATTGTTTTCTCTGACCTGCATCGCTACGCCGGAAGAGTATCAGGACGGCCCCGACGCCCGAATACTGCTCACGGATTACATCCCGGGAGGGCACTGTTCTGCGAGCATCTCCTCAAACCGGACTAATCAGGCCTCACCGCTCATTTTCATGGTTGCAGTCGGCTCTTTTGCAGGTTTGAGCGCATTTCGGGTTTGCACGAGAATAGTGACACATTTCACTACTTTTATGCATCCGGGGGTGTACGTGCTATGAGGAGAAGATTATTATGACTCCCGATGCCGCACAATTCAGTTCATCGCGCGAGTTCACGCTCGAGACCCTGGGGTGGGATGAGTCGCTTGCTTCTGCGTTTGAACGCTATCGGGATTCGTATACCCCGGGAAGGGTCTCAAGCCGGCATCGCACCACCTTTGCTATTATAACCGAGTCCGGATCCATGCAGGCCGGTATTTCCGGAGCACTCCGCCGTGTCGGCCGGATACCGGCAGTCGGGGATTTTGTCGTCCTGCACAGGCAGCCCGATACCGGAACCTCTATGATCGTGGATATTCTCCCGCGAAAGACGCTTTTTACCCGCGGTGTCCCCGGTAGAGACGGGGATGACCAGGTGGTGGCTGCAAACATCGACACTGTCTTTATCGTGACCGCGGCCGGCGCCGACCTGAACCGCCACAGGCTCGAACGGTACCTGACCCTCGTCCATGCATCGGGTGCAGAACCAGTGATCCTCATCAACAAGGCGGATCTTGCCATAGATCCCTCGACGCTCACGTCGGAGATTGCGCCCGTCGCCACCGGAGTGCCGGTTATCACGCTCAGTGCCGTAACCGGATATGGCCTCTCGGCGCTCGATCCGTTTCTCCTGCCCGGCAGAACGGTTGCTCTTATCGGGTCGTCCGGGGTCGGGAAATCCACGTTGATCAATACTCTGCTGCAACGGACTGTGCAGGATACCGGCCGGGTGCGGGAGTCCGATGGGAAAGGTCGTCACACAACCTCTGTTCGCCAGATGTTCATTCTCGAGAACGGCGCGCTGGTCATCGATAATCCGGGACTGCGCGAGGTCGGGATCGGCACCGCCGGTTCCGGCATGAACGACACGTTCCCGGAGATTCGGGAGCTGGCAGCCGGATGCCGGTTTTCGGACTGCCGGCACGAACATGAGCCGGGTTGTGCGGTCCGCGAAGCGGTCGCGGAGGGCCTTCTCTCACAGGATCGTCTTGAGAGTTATCTCATGCTCGCAAAAGAGCTCGAGTTTCAACAGGAAAAAGCCGAGATCGGGCTCGCCCGATCGGAGCGGAAACGGTGGAAAGAGATCAGCAAGGTGGCACGGGATATTCGCGGTACGAAAGAGCGATAGTACCTTTCCGGCCTCCTCAACCTTCCCTCGTAAGCGGCTCTTCGAAAAGAACGCCTTTCACTCTCTCCTGCACCGACGTTTCCGCTTTCGCGCTATCGGGAAAAGAGCAGCACCGATGGTATGGGACGAGCGATCTCTCTGGAGAACCGGCACTGCCAACCCCGGACCTGAGAGTTACCGGAAACCGAATGAAACTCCGTTACGGGAATTGAACCGAAAAACAGAAGTGCCTCAGCCCGGATTTGAACCGGGGACAACCAGATCTTCAGTCTGGCGCTCTCCCGGACTGAGCTACTGAGGCGTTGGATACTAATGTTGTCTGTCGTGCCTAATAAATTCTGTGATTCGTCACTCCTGCGTCACCCCGCATCATCCCGGAACCGACCGTGAAGACGTGCCTTTTTATCACCTTGCATGCCGAAACTGGTACCAATGGATAGGAGCGGCCGTGAACGGGATGGGAAAGAATCGAACCTGATGAAGGCACTCTCCGAACGGAGTCAGCATGTCGTTCATCTCACCCACAACGACCTTGACGCCGCCGGTGCCGATGCCATCCACCGGATACACTACGGCGATGTCTTCACGGTCTTCGCATCGGTGGGAAAGTTCCCCGGCCTCTTCGACGCGGTCGCGGGTGCCCCGGGCCGCGGCGACCTGATCAGCATATCCGATCTCGGTTACTTCAAGGATGTGGAGAAACGGATCAAGAAAGCCCGTTCGAACGGCTGGCGGATCGAGTGGCGGGATCATCACCGCTGGCGGGAGGAGGAAATCCGGTCGGTTGAGGGTATGGTTGACCTGCTCCGGGTCGATACCTCCGTCTGCGCCACCGGCCTTGTCGCCCGCGACCTCGCGCCGGAGAACCCGACGGCGACGGAGATCGCGCGGGTGGTCTGCGACTACGACCTCTGGAAACACGAAGACCCGCGGTCGAAGGTGCTCGGGCAGGTGGTGATGCGCGGCCGGAGAAACCGGGATTACGTCCGCGACCGTCTTGCCGCCGGGGTCTTCTCCGACCCCCAGATCGAGCAGGAGTACGCCGCTATCGTCCGCGAGATGGAAGAGAACATCGAGAGCAGCCTCAAGCACGCGACGGTCTATACCGAGCCGTACCGGATCGTCTTTGCGCCCCTCTATGGCTATCCGAGCGAGACCGCCCATACGATCCGGGACACTCTCGACACCGAGATCGAGGTGATCGTCTCCCAAAACGGCCGGTTCTCCATCCGCTCCGTCCCGCCGATCAGTCACCTGATCGCCCGTGAGTTCGGCGGTGGTGGCCACCCGCACGCAGCAGGAGGCAGTTTCGAGTTCACCCTCCTCGACCGGATCTCGTTCTGGCTCTTCAAGAAGAACAAGCACTACCGTTCGCTCGTCGAGGTCTCGGGCACTATCTCAGAATAAACGCCTCTTGCCCGAGGCTCTCCCAGTACATGGTGCAGTCCGCCGCGCAGTAGCCTCCCGCAAGGAGCGTATCCGGATCGAAGTATCCGGCCGCGTTCGTCAGATCGGTGCTCGTCGGATTGATCAGCACCAGACGGCGGATGGAGTACTCCTCGGCACGTTCGACCGCGAACGGGAGCTGCTCCGGGAGGATCGGAAGTTCGTTCTGGTATTCGAGCAGCAGTTCGAGATCGAACCGTTCAGGGTCTTTTGGGAAGAAGATGCACTTCTTCCCGGCGAGGCGTTCGAGCTCCGTCTCGTCCGCCGTATCGGTTATCATCACGTGCCCCTGCACGCCGCGGTCGCGCATCTCACGCATGAGGCGTGCCGTGAGGTCGGCAAGAAGCTCTTTAAAATCTTCAGGGTCCTCGATATAGCCGTCGGTGACGCCGAGGAGGTGCGGGGCGGGTATTGCGACCCTGATGCCTTTCTTCCGTGCTACGAGTGCCGCTGCGTCCGCCGTAACCTCACGCGGGTCGATGCCGGGTTCATCGACCAGCACTCCTTCTTCGACCCCGATCAGGGCGCCGCGGAAACGCTCGCCGTAGAAGAGTCCACCGACGGTAGGAACCTCGATCGGCTGCTGGGCTGCAAGCGACGTCTCGAGTTTGTAGGTGAGAAGATCGCCCCCGCTCTTCCCCCGCCTCGCCGCTATCCATGCGGCAAGCTCTTCAATCGTGGGGGTGCCTACCTCGGAACCGTAGGATCGTACCGGGATATTCAGACGTTTCGCCATGCGCTAGTATCTTTATTAGCATCGCCACCAGAACGTATAAGGATGAGTGGTAAGCCGTTGCTGGTGACGTGCGGGCTCCCGTATACGAACGGACCCTGCCATATCGGGCATCTGCGGACGTACGTGCCTGCTGACTTTTATGTGCGGTATATGCGTCGCGCCGGGGAAGATGTCGTCTTTATCTGCGGATCTGATAATCACGGGACACCTATCGTGATCAGTGCGGAGCAGGAGGGTTCGACGCCGCGCGAGCTCTCGGAGCGATACCACGACCACTTCGACTCGACGTTCAAGCGGATGCTGGTCGAGTTCGACCGGTTTGGCATGACGGACGATCCTGTCAACCATGAAACGACGAAAGACCTGGTGCAGCGGCTCATCGACAGGGGCTACGTCTACCCGAAGACGATCAGCCAGAGTTACTGCCCCGACTGCAGCAGGTTCCTCCCCGACCGCTACGTCGAAGGGATCTGCCCGCACTGCGGCGCCATCGCACGAGGCGACGAGTGTGATCAGGGGTGCGGCCAGCACCTCGAGCCGGGCGAGATCAGGGACGCCCTCTGCAAGGTCTGCGGGGCGAAGGCCGAGTTCCGCGACCAGGAGCACTACTTCTTCAAACTCTCCGAGTTTAAGGATTTCCTCCTCGAGTACCTCCCCGACCTCCG
This sequence is a window from Methanoculleus taiwanensis. Protein-coding genes within it:
- a CDS encoding PAS domain S-box protein, producing MQYRKDDLVLYSILGFVIFTLLIAELGLFLLSGGVYILITHLFYFPVVFAAFYYPRKGILLATLCAAAYLTAIYSIASPGTGVLAAATMQFYVFVSLGVAISVVSGDLKVNEMMYRNIFDHAGSAICLIDARSGTILETNRRCTWMAGVERPEGFLASLDQLLPSRVEREEFLRRLHSGEAISNYETVLILPDGTGRDLLVSAGLLPNEVIIMTLEDITGRKRDEATLRESERRFRELAELLPQPVFEFGRDGLFMFANRSAFAVFGYTPDGLQQGVHVLQTVVPEDRERAAAGIRRIMEGGERSHSAEYTALRTDGSTFPVIISSGSIDEDGRVTGVRGVIVDISERKRIEALDREHMRNLEFLSRTATELSEMTGDGDTYAYISDRLLEIFPGSSNVVSSIDDAVRRAQVRVVGGSDEFRNAMDEVRESRPEGLQFEIPPAGMASMLAGGVAEITGGVDESSFGQLSPYLCSRIGDALGGGRIYGIGFTWGGRLFAAALVCLPSGCDLHDRGVLAVFTHQASIALQRRVAEDELRDREAQYRTLFENSSDGILLMTEVFIDCNERALEMLGYSRDEVVGRRPEEISPAVQPDGTSSADRAREKTCAALAGTPQQFSWQHRRKDGTLVDTEVSLKALSLHGEIVLQASLRDVTERIRAEEAIRQINRKLHLLSSITRHDILNQITGIVGYLEILNDSTPPDPEVQEYFQRIADLTKTIQRQITFTRDYEDLGLKAPLWQRLDDVVHAAAASLDPGAGITVRIDVGNAEIFADSMFEKVFFNLLENSLRHGETVSGIRVAFTVRNGRGVISVSDDGSGVPEAMKERIFQRGVGKNTGYGLFLVREVLSITGMSIREIGEEGSGACFEILIPDGVYRCD
- a CDS encoding GyrI-like domain-containing protein, yielding MKNVAVVDVLDQKVAGLRRNGRYEEIGSVLMELYRFVSEKGLLITGPPAFICHEQTHEEVREADSAGTADIEVVFPVEGDAAGESGIGVYELAGGTMARIIHMGAYRDCGEAYEELFAWIAANHKTIAGPLREVYVNNPAETPEDDLVTWIYAPIA
- a CDS encoding DNA-methyltransferase, whose protein sequence is MAGVTSGGNRKGSGKKRYIPGLASIRFSPDDYWTPDEARRRYEEASCHPVDHDTILFEDCIRGMERMPSSSVDLVVADPPFGIEFSGKASAYNRNSDHVVDAYHEVDQDYAAFTEAWMGEVQRIMKPHASAYVFSGWNHLEDVLRGARESDLTTINHIIWRYQFGVFTRRKYVTSHYHVILLVKDPYQYYFNKMEPYPEDVWDIKRKYTVGEAKNATTLPVEVVKRCIEFSSRPGDLVFDPFMGMGTTAVVAKSIWRHYFGFEKNLQMKELLQKRIDTVAHGEAYVTLEERLEKIRAAAREKYPAAYDVFRKESGEHADTRS
- the rsgA gene encoding ribosome small subunit-dependent GTPase A produces the protein MTPDAAQFSSSREFTLETLGWDESLASAFERYRDSYTPGRVSSRHRTTFAIITESGSMQAGISGALRRVGRIPAVGDFVVLHRQPDTGTSMIVDILPRKTLFTRGVPGRDGDDQVVAANIDTVFIVTAAGADLNRHRLERYLTLVHASGAEPVILINKADLAIDPSTLTSEIAPVATGVPVITLSAVTGYGLSALDPFLLPGRTVALIGSSGVGKSTLINTLLQRTVQDTGRVRESDGKGRHTTSVRQMFILENGALVIDNPGLREVGIGTAGSGMNDTFPEIRELAAGCRFSDCRHEHEPGCAVREAVAEGLLSQDRLESYLMLAKELEFQQEKAEIGLARSERKRWKEISKVARDIRGTKER
- a CDS encoding phosphoesterase; its protein translation is MDRSGRERDGKESNLMKALSERSQHVVHLTHNDLDAAGADAIHRIHYGDVFTVFASVGKFPGLFDAVAGAPGRGDLISISDLGYFKDVEKRIKKARSNGWRIEWRDHHRWREEEIRSVEGMVDLLRVDTSVCATGLVARDLAPENPTATEIARVVCDYDLWKHEDPRSKVLGQVVMRGRRNRDYVRDRLAAGVFSDPQIEQEYAAIVREMEENIESSLKHATVYTEPYRIVFAPLYGYPSETAHTIRDTLDTEIEVIVSQNGRFSIRSVPPISHLIAREFGGGGHPHAAGGSFEFTLLDRISFWLFKKNKHYRSLVEVSGTISE